Genomic DNA from Brenneria izadpanahii:
GGTATCTTGAAAAACGTCGGCCACCGCCAGCATCGCCGTAGCGATTTCAATCAATTTTTTATTTTGATTCATCGCCATCTTGCGCAGAGTTTTGTACGCCTCTTCCTCGCTGAGATCGCGGTGCTGCATCAGCAGGCTTTTGGCCCGGTCGATATATTTTCTTTCATTCAGGGTATCGCGCAACGTCGCCAGCTCATGATCCAACGCCTGTAAACGCCGCGACTGCCGTTGTACCAACGAGAGCAACGAACGCCCAAGCTGCGGCCGGACGCCATCGCTATTCAGCCAGCCATGCGACGCGTGCTCCCCGTCCGGTTCGCGTCTCGCCATGTCATGGCTCGCAATAAACACCGAATAGCCCGGATCGTCGTTTTCCCTGGGAGACATCAGGCTTTCTATATCCGCCATTTGCTCGCTGTTCGCCTGCTCGGCCGCGGCGATACGATCGCGGCAAAGCTGCATCAGCGTCTGCTCCAGGCGATCTTCCAGCTGTTTCATGGCATCGATACGCTGCGTGGAAATGGCAAACCAGCGCAGGCTGCCCTCATCCTCGCGTTTTTCCGCCGCGCCGCGGGTGCAGGCAATGCGGCGCAGACGCTCAAATTCGCTATCCGTCGTCATTTGTAGCCAGAGTTGCCGGTTTCGCTCATCGGCGAAATCA
This window encodes:
- a CDS encoding nitrate regulatory protein, coding for MVADPSTTIRFLLASRQCELNSLRYLLQSGELVGKISQLVHMLQRERGTSNLFLCSDGRLFMDELALREREVAQAQEPLMAHLDKLEAMTADLPQASRLFSRVASVVYALSLLPSLRQDIRRRILPLPQAMTFFNDIIRNLLSLVFEVSDTAAEPVISRALIAMFSFMQGKEFAGQERAIGAAAFASGVFDEDTQQKLLDLIERQERCFATFADFADERNRQLWLQMTTDSEFERLRRIACTRGAAEKREDEGSLRWFAISTQRIDAMKQLEDRLEQTLMQLCRDRIAAAEQANSEQMADIESLMSPRENDDPGYSVFIASHDMARREPDGEHASHGWLNSDGVRPQLGRSLLSLVQRQSRRLQALDHELATLRDTLNERKYIDRAKSLLMQHRDLSEEEAYKTLRKMAMNQNKKLIEIATAMLAVADVFQDTP